The DNA window CCACGATGTCGCCGCTGCCGGTATCTGCCAGCATCTCCTCGATCTCCACCCCGATGACCCGGATCTCGCCGGAGCCGGTGTCCAGCTCCAGTCGCCCGGCGGAGCCGTCCGCCAGATAGACATCGCCGCTGCCGGTGTCCACCACCAAGCGGCCGGAAGCCACCTTGCGCACGCGTACATCACCGCTGCCGGTATCCAGACGGCCGTTGCCGATGAGCTCGGCGACCTCGATATCGCCGCTGCCGGTGTCGATGTTGGACTCCCCCCGCACCGTGCCCAGAGTGACGTCGCCGCTGCCGGTGTCCACCAACAGCTGACCGGCGAACTCTTCCAGGTTCACCGCGCCGCTGCCGGTGTCTAGGGTCCAATCGCCGCCGAGGGTTCCTTGGCCGTCGATCAACCCCACGGAATTCTCCAACCGGAAGACCACTCCCAAGGGCACCTGGATGCGCAGATTGGCGTAGAGGGTGGGGACGGAGCCACCCTTGTTGGCGGTGGACAATTTGACCCGGCGCCCGGCGTAGACGGTGGTGGTTTTGATCAGTCCCCAGTGGCCGGCGCCCCAATCGTGGGCGTTGTAGTGCAGACGACTATGCTCCTTCACCGGGTAGGTGAGCACCCACTCCGGCTCGCCGTCACTGCCGGTGTGCTCTTCCCAGGCCATATTCTCCAGCAGCTCCTGGGTCTTCGCCGCGCTACCGCCGTTGGCGTGGACGGTGGCCTCGATGACCACGTCCCGACCGTCGGCGGCCACCAGCTCGACCCGACCCGCCAGGTTGGCCAAACGCACCGGCTCGCCGTCCTCGATGACGATGGTGTGGGTGAAGGAACGGCTCTCCGTCTCCACCTCCGCCGCCACCGGCGGAGCGCAGGCCTGGAGCAGCAGCAGGGAAAGGGGTAGCAGGGCAAGAGCGAGGATCCGTAGCCGGGCTCGGAAGCTTCCGGAGCGGCTTCCGGAGCCGAGCGTCTGAGTGGTGAGGTGCATGGTATCGAAATCCTCCTACGGTCTTGGTGTCCGCGAAGTTGGGTTCTCTGCGGAGATTTGGATTCTCTGCGGAAATTTGGACTCTCTGCGGAAATTCTCTGCGGAAATAGAGTCTCTGCAAATTTGGGCGATCAGCTCTCGCTTACGAGAAAATCCAGAAGAACCTGCTCTGGACGTCTCGGGGGCATTCGGCGGGCACTACGGCCCGCGCTCTGGAATTGTTTCGCCGGGACCCGGTACACTGCCATCGCTTGCGGTCCGGAAACTCGTCGGTTCGTCGTTCCACCGTTCCTGCGGGGCCGCTCACCACGGAGGTACCATGACTCGTTCTATTGTCGCCCATTCCCCCCGCTATTTCCTGCTCGCCCTGGTGAGCGCCGTCCTCCTGCTACCCGCAACGCTGCACGGGCAGGAGGCCGCCCCGAAGGCCCAAGGGGCCAGCGCCACCGCGCCGCCGGCCTTCGCCGAGCTCCTCGGCCTGGACGTCAAGCCGCGCTCCGCCGACGACTTCGTCTGGAGCCCCGACGGCCAGCTCCTGGCCTACACCTGGGACGACGGCAAGGGCCAGCAGCTGAGGATCCTCAGCGTCGGCGACGGCACGACGGTCACCATTGCAGGTACCGAGGAGCTACCCAAGCCGGAGAGCTTCGATGCGGCGGTGTGGGCTCCCGGCAGCCAGCGCCTGCTCCTGCTGGGCAACGGCGACCTTTACCTCTACGACGTCGCCAGCGGCGTCCTCAGCCGCATCACCGAGACCGAAGCGGAGGAGGAAGATCCCAAGTTCTCTCCCACCGACGGCAACCAGGTGGCCTTCGTCCGCGATGCCGACCTGCACCTGCTCAACCTCGCCGACGGCAGCGAGCGTGCCCTCACCTCCGACGGCAAGGCCAACGAGATCCTCAACGGCAAGACCGATTGGGTGTATTGGGAAGAGCTTTGGGGCCGGGATTCCACCGGCTATTGGTGGAGCCCCGACGGCAAGGCCCTCGCTTACTACCGCTTCGAAGAGGAGGGCGTGGGCATCTACCCCCTGGTCGACTTCAGCGGCCCCTATCCTCAGCTCAATCCCCAGCGCTACCCCAAAGCCGGCACCACCAATCCCAAGGTGCGGGTGGGCGTGCTACCCCTGGCGGCGGGCTCCAGCACCACCTGGCTCGACACCGGCGACACCACCACGTGGTATCTGCCGCGAGTGCATTGGAAGCTCGACGGAGGCCTCGCCGTGGAGCGTTTGAACCGCGACCAGAATCGCCTGGAGCTCCTCGACTGCAGCCCCACCGGCGGCCAGTGCGAGGCCTTGATCACCGAGGAAGAGGAAACCTGGGTGCGAGTGGGGGATGAGACCCGCTTCCTCGCTAACGGCGACATTCTGTGGGCCTCCGACCGCTCCGGCTGGCGCCACCTCTACCTCTACGACGGCGAAGGCAACCTGAAGCGCCAGCTGACCTCCGGTGAAGGCCACGTGACCTCCGTGGATGCCGTCGACGAAGCCTCCGGCTCGATCATCGCCACCCGCTACGGCCGTGGCGAGCTGGGAGCCAAGGACCGCCAGGTGGTGCGCATCGGCCTCGGCGCCCAGGGCACCGAGATCCTCGCCAGTGCCGCCGGCCAGCACAGCGCCACGGTGGCTCCCCAAGGCGGCCATTGGGTGCATCGCTGGACCGACGCCGACAACCCGCCCCGCCACGCCGTGCGCAACGCCGCCGGCGAGGTGGCCGCACCGCTGCCCTACCAGGTGGGCTTCGATCCCGAAACCCTGCCCAAATGGCAATTCTTCACCATCCCCGGCCCGGAAGGCAGCAGCCTCCCCGCTGCCCGCCTGCTGCCGGCAGGCTTCTCCGAGACCACCCAATATCCGGTGATCATGTACCACTACGGCGGCCCCGACTCCCAGGTGGTGAGCAATAGCTGGGACAGCCGCCGCCGCGGCCTGTGGCACAAATGGATGGCCGCCCGCGGCTACGTGGTGCTGATGGTGGACAACCGCATGTCCACCTTCTTCGGCAAGAAGGGCGCCGACCTCGTGCACCGCCGCTTCGGTCCCAACAACCTGGAGGCCCAGCTGGCGGCGGTGGAATACCTGCGCTCCCAGCCCTGGGTGGACGGCGAGCGCATCGGCCTGTGGGGCTGGTCCGGCGGCGGCAGCAACACCCTCTACGCCCTGCTCAACAGCCCCGGCACCTGGGCCGCCGGCGTCTCCGGCGCGCCGGTGACCAGCTGGTATTTCTACGACACCATCTGGACCGAGCGCTACCTCGACCATCCCGACGACAACCCCGAGGGCTACAAGAACTCCTCCCCCCTCACCTACGCCGCCAACCTCAAGGACCCCCTCTTTATCGTCCACGGCACCGCCGACGACAACGTCCATCCCCAGAACACCTTCGTCTTCACCAAGGCCCTCATCGATGCCGGCATCGACTTCGAGGAAGGCATCTACCCCGGCCAGAAGCACGGCTTCAAAGCCGCCGAGACGAACCACTTCTACCAGCGCATGGCGGCCTTCTTCGACCAGCATGTGAAGAAGAAGTAGGGGACGAATCAACACTTGGGTACCACCCTCGGCGCAAGCCTTGGAAGCGACCAACAAGTGGGTACCACCCATCGACCAACACTTGGGTCCCACCCTCGGCAAGTGCCCTGGGAGCGCTGGCTTCCAGCCGGCCGGGAGGGCGGGACCGCAAGAGCCCTGGGACCAACCAACAAGTGGGTACCACCTATCGGGCGCCCTCTCGGACCTGGGAAACCAACAAGTGGGTCCCTTCTCATAAGGTCCTTTTTCTCAATACCTTGGAGCGGTTCGACACCGAAGCAACAACTCCCCTTCGCATTGCCCGAGAGACCTTTGACCGGCCTCCTCGACAATGACAGCCGGCGAAGATCGTGATATAGAAAAGCATCGATTTATTCTCTCGAGTCCCCCCTTGGGAGGTTTGTGATGCTGCGTGCTGGTTCTCTCGTCCTCGTCGTCCTGCTGCTGACCGCCATCGCCCCTGCAGGGGCCACCGTCGTCTCGGTGACCACCGACGCCGACTCCCTGGCCATGGATGGTCAGTGCTCTTTGCGTGAAGCGGTCCTCGCCACCAACACCAACGCCGCGGTGGACGGCTGCCCGGCGGGTGGTGCGGGACCTGCCGTGATGGATGCCATCGTCGTTCCCGCCGGGACTTATTTGCTCTCTCTGGGACCAGCCGGCGACGACGCGGGATTGAGCGGAGATCTCGACCTCACCGACGACGTGGAGATCCGCGGCGCCGGAGCTCGGCTGACGATTCTCGATGCCGACCGTCT is part of the Acidobacteriota bacterium genome and encodes:
- a CDS encoding DUF4097 family beta strand repeat-containing protein produces the protein MHLTTQTLGSGSRSGSFRARLRILALALLPLSLLLLQACAPPVAAEVETESRSFTHTIVIEDGEPVRLANLAGRVELVAADGRDVVIEATVHANGGSAAKTQELLENMAWEEHTGSDGEPEWVLTYPVKEHSRLHYNAHDWGAGHWGLIKTTTVYAGRRVKLSTANKGGSVPTLYANLRIQVPLGVVFRLENSVGLIDGQGTLGGDWTLDTGSGAVNLEEFAGQLLVDTGSGDVTLGTVRGESNIDTGSGDIEVAELIGNGRLDTGSGDVRVRKVASGRLVVDTGSGDVYLADGSAGRLELDTGSGEIRVIGVEIEEMLADTGSGDIVVESSLAQARRLDLDTGSGDVRILAGADASFDVALDSGSGELVVRYDDADLTRSDRKVVGARRGSGQPRIVIDTGSGDALVAPAD
- a CDS encoding S9 family peptidase, which codes for MTRSIVAHSPRYFLLALVSAVLLLPATLHGQEAAPKAQGASATAPPAFAELLGLDVKPRSADDFVWSPDGQLLAYTWDDGKGQQLRILSVGDGTTVTIAGTEELPKPESFDAAVWAPGSQRLLLLGNGDLYLYDVASGVLSRITETEAEEEDPKFSPTDGNQVAFVRDADLHLLNLADGSERALTSDGKANEILNGKTDWVYWEELWGRDSTGYWWSPDGKALAYYRFEEEGVGIYPLVDFSGPYPQLNPQRYPKAGTTNPKVRVGVLPLAAGSSTTWLDTGDTTTWYLPRVHWKLDGGLAVERLNRDQNRLELLDCSPTGGQCEALITEEEETWVRVGDETRFLANGDILWASDRSGWRHLYLYDGEGNLKRQLTSGEGHVTSVDAVDEASGSIIATRYGRGELGAKDRQVVRIGLGAQGTEILASAAGQHSATVAPQGGHWVHRWTDADNPPRHAVRNAAGEVAAPLPYQVGFDPETLPKWQFFTIPGPEGSSLPAARLLPAGFSETTQYPVIMYHYGGPDSQVVSNSWDSRRRGLWHKWMAARGYVVLMVDNRMSTFFGKKGADLVHRRFGPNNLEAQLAAVEYLRSQPWVDGERIGLWGWSGGGSNTLYALLNSPGTWAAGVSGAPVTSWYFYDTIWTERYLDHPDDNPEGYKNSSPLTYAANLKDPLFIVHGTADDNVHPQNTFVFTKALIDAGIDFEEGIYPGQKHGFKAAETNHFYQRMAAFFDQHVKKK